GCCGAGCAGGGGATCCTGAAAGACCCGGCTGATCAGCAGGGCCCGGCGATGTTCGGGCCAGCGGGTGACGTCCTGACCGGCAATGCTGATCCGGCCGCTGTCAATGCTCTGGCTGCCGGCCAGGCAATTGAGCAGGGTGCTTTTGCCGGCACCGTTGGAACCGATCACGGTGATGAAGTCCCCCTCTTTGATGCTCAGGTTGAGAGCGCTCAGGGCCTTGACTTCATTGACGCTGTGGCGATGGAATATTTTGTCCAGCGCGGTAATCTCGATCATCGCCGCAGCACCTTTCTGCGCAGCCCGGGCAGGGTCAGGGCAAACACGACCAGCAGGGCGGTCAACAGGTTGAGGTCACTCGGGGTAAAGGAAAACCGCCCGAGCTTGAGGCTGAGGGCCAGGGCGATGGCCAGCCGGTAGGCCAGAGAGCCGAGCAGGGCTGCAAACAGGGCACGGCTGATGGTGCGGCGGCCGAACAGGGTCTCGCCGACAATGACCGAAGCCAGCCCGGCAACAATGGTGCCGACCCCCATATTGACATCCGCGGCACCCTGACTTTGACAGAGCAGTGCGCCGCTGACTGCGGCCAGGCCGTTGGAAAGGCCGACGGTCAGGATGATGATGCGGTCGGTATTGACTCCCTGGCTGGTGATCATTTGCGGGTTGGCACCGGTCGCCTGCATGGCCAGCCCGAAAGCGGTGTGCAGCAGCCAGAGCAGCACCAGCAGGGCCACACCGGACATGAGCCCGAACAGCAGGGGGGCGGCATTGAACATGCCGATTCCAGCGCTGGTCAGCGGATCGAGGATGGTGGGTTTGCCGAGCAGGGTCATGTTGGGACGGCCCATGATCCGCAAGTTCACGGAATACAGGGCGATCATGGTCAGGATGGAGGCGAGCAGATGAAGAATACCGAACTTGGTGTTCAGCACGCCGGTGACCATCCCGGCCACAAAGCCCGCCGCCAAAGCGAACAGCAGGGATAAAAACGGGTTGCAGCCGGCACTGATGGCCACGGCCGAAACCGCAGCGCCCAGGGGCAGGCTGCCGTCGACGGTCAAATCCGGGAAATCGAGAACCCGGAAGGTCAGATAGACACCGAGTACCAGGAACCCGTAGGCAAACCCCTGTTCAAGGGCTCCCATGAAAGCGAAATAGGTCATCAGCGTCGTCTATTGAATAATTTTGTCAGCCTTCTGCAACAGGGTCGGGGGGATCTTCAGACCCATTTTGGCAGCAGAACCGGGATTGAGATAGATCTGAAATTCGCGCAGGGTCTCCACCGGCATGTCGGCGGGGCGGGCGCCTTGCAGTATGCGGCTGACCATCTCGCCGGTCTGTCGACCCATCCGGTAGTAGTCAACGGCCAGGGCGGCCACGGCACCCCGTCCGACCGAGTCGGTATCCGCTGCAAAAATCGGTAATTTAGCCTGATAGCCGATCTGGGTGATGGCTTCAAAAGCTGAGACCACGGTGTTGTCGGTGGGGATATAGACCGCCTGGACTCGGCCGATCAGGCTTTTGGCCGCCTGAAAGACCCCGGCTGAATTGCTGACCGTGGCTTCTTCGACGCTGATCCCCTTTTTTGCGGCCTGCTCTTTGAGCACCCGCACCAGGGTCAGGGAGTTCGCCTCCCCGGAATTATAGATAACCCCGAGGCTGTGCAGCTCGGGCAGGAATTGCTGAATCAGCTCAAGCTGCCGGTCGATGGGGCTCATGTCCGTGGTCCCGGTGACATTGCCGCCGGGCTTGCCCAGGCTCTTGACCAGCCCGGCCCCGACCGGGTCGGTCACCGCGGCAAAGACGATGGGGATGGACCGGATCGCCTGGGCACAGGCTTGAGCCGTCGGCGTGGCGATGCCGACCACGACATCCGGCTGCTCGCCGAGGATCTGTTTGGCGATCAGGTTAGCAGTGGCGATATTGCCTTGGGCGATATGATCGTTGTAAACGACTGACAAACCTTGCGTGGCCAATTCGTCTTTAACACCCTGGCGCAGTGCGTCGAGGGCGGGATGCTCCACTATCTGGTTGAACGATACCGTATAGTCCGCCGCCAGTGCTCCGCCAGAGGCCAACAGGCTGACAACGAAATAGAACAGGAACGCCGAGATTCTTTTCATGAACCAGCTCCTTTGTGCTATGAAAATGCTGCTGAGGCGCTTAATCTAACGTCTGCTGCCGAGGCGGGTCAAGATTTGCTTTACACTGCCGACAGGAATGACCTTTGGGGAAAGAGCTACTGGAAATTCTGTACCGGGACGAGCACCTGGTCGCCATTAACAAGCCGACTGGACTGCTGGTTCACCGCAGTTCAATCGACCGCCGGGAAACCCGTTTCGCCGTGCAGCTGCTGCGCAATCAGCTTGGCCAGCGGGTCTATCCGGTCCATCGCCTGGACAAGCCGACTTCCGGGGTCTTGCTGTTCGCCCTGTCCGGTGAGATGGCCGGCCGCCTGGCCCGGGATTTTGCCGGCCAGTTGGTCAAAAAACGCTACCTGGCCGTGGTCAGGGGGTGGCCGGAAGAGCAAGGCGAAATCGATTATCCGCTGGTCGACGGACCGGAGTGGGGTCGCCAGAGCGCGCCTGAAACACCGCGCCCGGCCGTGACCCTATACCGGACTCTGGCCCGTAACGAAGTTCCTTTTGCGGTCGGCCGCTATCCGCAGAGCCGCTATGCCCTGTTGGAGGCCTTTCCACAGACTGGCCGGCGGCATCAGATCAGGCGTCATTTCAAACATATCTTTCATCCGCTCATCGGCGATACCCGCTACGGCGAGGGTCGCCATAATCGCCTGTTTCGTGATCATTTCGCGGCCGAGCGGCTGCTCCTGCATGCGCTGGAGCTGGTCTGTAATCATCCGTACAGCGGCGATCGTCTGACCATCAAGGCATCTTTGCCCGCAGATTTTCAGCAGACCCTGGTGTTGGCCGGGTTGAGCCACGGCCTGCTGGCAGAACGGGCCACGCCGGAAGGAGCAGCAGGTTGTTGAAAACAGCCTGTCGAGCCATGGATGGGCTTTTTCACCAACCTGTCAGGGCTGGGCTTGAGGATCTGGGAAACGGCTGATACGGTTTCGGGCAGAGAGCTGCCGCAGTGAGAGCAGGGTGTGAACCAGCAGGGTGCCGACAATCAGCAGCCCCGCAACCACGGTTCTGATATGCGGAATCTCATTGAGTGCTAGCCAGACCCAGACTGGGCCGACCACGGTTTCGGTGAGCAGAATTAGGCTGACTTCGGGAGCCTGCAGGTGGCGGGGGCCAAGGGTGATCAGGCCGAAGGAGATCGGCAGGACCAGGCACCCGAGCAGCGCCAGAAAGCCTGCATCCGCTGGACTGACGGCGAGGGGCTGGGCGCCCAGGAACCAGGCGATCGGCACGACGCAGAGATTGCCGAGGGCATTGGCCGGAATCATGTTGACGTTTTTGCCGCTACGGATAATGACGATGTTGCTGCCCCACATGGTGGTTGCCCCGAGGGCCAGCAGGTCACCGAGCAGCAGCCCGTGGTGCAGGCTACCGGAGAAAATCAATAGAATGCCGCCAAAACAGATCGTGATGGCAATTTTGGTGCGCAAGGGTATTTTTTCTTTCAGAAACAGGCCGCTCAACAGGCTGCTGATCACCGGAGTCGCGGCCAGGATGATCAGGGTATTGGCGGCGGTGGTCTGTTTCAGAGCGTTGACGAAGAGTAGTGAACCGATGGTAATGGTCAGGCTGGAGAGCAGGCCGGTCCGGCCGATGGCTTTGACCGTGGGGATAAACCGCCGACGGTAGCGCAGCAGCAGAAAGAGCGACAGCATGGTGGACGTCAGCAGGCAGCGCCAGAACAGCAGGGTCCAGATATCGGCCTGAATCAGCCGCACCAGGAGTGCATCCGGGCTGAGAATCAGCACGGCGGTAAATGTCAGCAGCAGGCCTTTGAGATGTTCCGAATCGTTCATGGAGAATTGATCTCACAGGCCGAATGGGAAAGCAAGGGAATAGCGGCGGCTTGCTTTGCGCATGAAACGAAAAACTTTCCAGGAGGAAATCAATGGCAATTTCCGGCAGCCCCAAGAAGATGGCAGAGGATATCGCCGGTGGGTTTTTCAGCCTCTCACCGCCGGTTCTGAAAAAATATACTCCCGCCGATCTGAAAGTGATTCTGAACAATTTGCAACTGGTCCAGCGAGAAATCCGCCAGACTCAGGTCCCCTTGGAGGACGTTCAGCAGGTGAAGGCCAAGAATATGCGTCTGTCACGGATGAATCAGGCCGAAATGGTGCTGCGCAGCTACTGTAAGAAAAAGCGTATTCCCCTCTGAACGGCTCGGGTGGATCAGGCTTTCGGCTCCTGCTTAAGCCAGTGGGAAAATTCCTGTTCAGCCTGCTCGGCATCTCCAAAATTCAGCTCCAGCAGGCGGCGCAGGTGGGCCATGCTGTCGGCGTCTTCCGAAACGAACAGAAAACCGTAATAATCGCCCCGTTGATGAATCAACTCGGCCTCAAAGGTCATCCTGATTGCGGAGTCGGGCAAAAAGATATTCAGTGTCGCCCGGGCTTCCACCGGCAGCGGGATCGTCTGTGCTGATTTGAACAATGCTCCCTGAAGAGCCAGGTCCACCAGTTCACAGGGGTAGCTGTTTGCGCCGACATCAATATGTGCTTCGGTTCGAAATCCGATCCGTCGATAATTTCTCTGTTCAGACATCGTGATCTCCTTTGGCAGGATAGTTCCCTGTCGGCCGCTAATCTCATGCCGGTCTTGTTACGGTTGTCGCAGCCAAAGCGGATTCATGTCAGTTCTTGCAGACCTGCAGGTTCTTTCTCATTCTAACAGGATTTTGGTTTTTTTCTCTGCTGAAGGGGTGGAAGTGAAGCCGGGAACCAGTAAAATAAGGAATTCCTGCTTGCGATTGGCCAGTTGACAAGGGTACATTGTCTTAGTATCCCTTAAACTGGTCTGAATTTGCCGTTCCGGACCGAAACTTAGCAAAGGGTTGAGGCTTTTTTATGTTTAATTCCATGAAATATTTCCGCAGGGTCCTGATTGCTCTTTTGCTCGTAGCGTTGCCGCTAAATGCCTGGAGCAAAGAGGTCGATCCCTTCGATAGTAACCGGGCCCGGTTGCTGGGGCACATGCTGCAGCAGCAGCTTAGCAGTAAACATTACAGTCAGAAGCCGATGGATGACGCCTTATCCGAAGCGGCCTTCGATCTCTATCTGAAACAGCTCGATTTTCAAAAGCGCTTCCTGCTGCAAAAGGATGTCGCGGAGTTGACCGAATACCGGGATCAGATCGATGATGCGATCCGCCGCGGCCGCCTTGAGTTACCCATCAAAGGGCGTGAACTTCTCAATCAGCGGATTAACCAGGTCTCCGCTATGCTTGATGAGTTGCTGAAGCAGAAGATTGATCCGAAAGTCAAAGAAAGTATTGAGAGTGATCCCAAAAAACTGGACTTTGCCGCTGATTTGACAGAATTGCGAAATCGCTGGCGGAAAGTCCTCAAGTTTCAGATTCTCAATCGTTACATCAGTCTGCGGGAAGATGATATCGGCACCGACGACAGCGGCGCGCTGTTGCCGGTGGATGAGAAAACCGACCGGGAGCTGTTGGAAAAGGCTCGGGAAAAGGTCGGCAAAACCACCCGGAATCTGCTTGAACGAATGTTGGAAGAGTCGCTGCAGGATCATTATGATCGCTACCTCAACGCTATCGCCCGGGCCTACGATCCGCATACCAGTTATATGCCGCCGACCTCCAAGGAGGATTTCGATATCCAGATGAGCGGGTCCCTGGAAGGGATCGGTGCGACCCTGCGCGAAGAGGACGGTTACATCAAGGTGGTGCGGGTGATTCCCGGTAGCGCCGCCGCCAAGCAGGGGCAGCTGGAAGCCGACGACATCATCCTCAAAGTTGCCGAAGGGGCCGAAGAACCGGTGGATATTACCGATACCCGGATTCGTGATGCCGTGGCCCTGATTCGGGGGAAAAAGGGGACCGAGGTACGGCTGACGGTGAAAAAGCCGGACGGCAGGCAGTTGACCATCCCGATAATCCGCGATGTGGTCGAAATCGAGGAAACCTTTGTCAAGGGGACAACGATCAGCGACCCGGACGGCAAGGGTAAGGTCGGTTATGTCAAGATTCCATCTTTTTACCGGGATTACAGCGGTAAAACCGATCGCAACGTGACCGATGACTTGCGCGAGGAACTGGACAAGCTCAATACAGAACATATCACCAGTCTGATCCTTGATCTGCGCAACAACGGCGGCGGGTCTCTTTCCGATGCCGTCAGTGTCACCGGCCTGTTCATTCCAACCGGTCCGGTGGTGCAGATTCGTGACGGGCAGGGGGATATCCGGGTGATGAGCGATGATGATCGTTCAGTCGCATATTCCGGGCCGATGATTGTCCTGGTCAACCGCTTCAGTGCGTCGGCCTCGGAAATCCTGGCCGGGGCACTGCAGGATTATGACCGGGCCCTGATCGTCGGCGATGAGCATACCCACGGCAAGGGGACGGTTCAGGCGTTGCTTGATCTCGATCGGTTTGTCAACCTGCGTGGCATGGACAAATATATGCCGTTAGGGGCGATCAAAGTCACCATCCAGAAGTTCTACCGGATCAGCGGGGAATCGACCCAGGAAAAAGGTGTCACCCCAGATGTGGTTCTGCCTTCACGGCTGGACGGCCTTGAGAGTGGTGAAAAATATCTGGATAACGCCTTGCCATGGGATCATATCGCACCGGTCAAGTACAGCCTCTGGGTTCCACCGGTCGACCACCTCGATCTGTTACGCCAGCAGAGTCATGCCCGCATTGAGAACAGCAAGGACTTTCAGGAGATTATCAGTGAAACGGTCAGCGCCAAGAAGCGCCGCGAGCACACCCGCCAGTCCCTGTTGTTGAAAGATCTGCTCACCGAACGCCGCGAATTGCGGCAGGAAGAAAAGAACGGACCGCATTTCGGGATGATGAGTGAACCTGAAGAAGATGTTCCGCAGGAGGATCTGGACAAGCAGATTGCCGACGACCCTTATGTCAAAGAAGGGATTCACCTGCTTGACGATATGCAGGGTTTTGCCAGCTGAAGGATTGTTGACCCGGCAGCCCCTGGTGTGCTCGGGCATGGGAAAGATGAGAAGTGCCTGAATAATGTCGCGGCCGTTTCTGTGGAAACGGCCGCGTTGCGTTTTTGCCGCTGGTTAATGCAGACCTTGATAAAGATTATCCGCCAGGCGGTGCAGCAGGACAAAATAGGTGTCCTGGTTCGCCGGCAGATCCGCCCCCAGGGGATCGAGAACGCCGGTGCGGGTGTCGGTTCCTTCAATGATGGTCTTGACCAGGTTTGATTGGAACTGGGGCTCGCTGAACACACAACGGGCATGGAGGCTTTTGATCTTATCACGGATGGCCAGGATGCGTTTGACGCCCGGTTTGTGGTCCGGCGAAATTGTCACCGAGCCGACCGCATTGAGACCGTAAGTGGCTTCAAAATACTGATAGGCAGCGTGAAAGACAATATAGGGGGTGTCCTTGACCGGGGCCAGTTGCTGACGCAGCTCGCGGTCCAGGGTCCTGAGCCGTTCGGTGACCCGGGCCGCGTTGGCCCGGTAATTGTCCTGATGGGCTGGATCGACAGCAATCAGGGCGTCTTTGCAGAGCGCAACAATCTTTTCGGCCATGGCCGGGCTGAGCCAGATGTGCGGGTCGAAATGGTCCAGATCTGCTTCGGCGTGGTCATGGTGTTGCTCTGCATGCTCCCCTTCGTCGTGATGCTCATGTTTTTCCCAGGTTCCGCCACTGCGGGCCGGGAGCAGGTAAGGTTGCAGGCGTTGGCTCAATTCCAACTGCACGGCGGTCGGGCTCAGGGTGGCCAGGGCTTTTTCGAGAAAACCCTCCAGTCCCGGGCCGACCCAGACGATCAGCTGGGCATCAGCCAGGGCAACGGCTTCGGAAGGGCGTAGGGAATAGCCGTGGGGCGAGCCGCCACCATTGATCAGCAATTGCGGTTGACCGACCCCTTCCATCAGCCCGGCCACCAGGGAATAGAGGGGTTTGATGCTGACCACCACCTGTGGTGCAGGCTGTTCGGTGGCACTGACCGACGAACCGAACAGGCAGATCAGTAAGAGGGGGAAAAGGAATCTCTTCATTGTGTTTCTCCGAGGATTAAGTTAGGATAAAGAATGATTTGAAATGTTATAATATAACATTTAGAAAAGCAAGCCGGAGTTTTCTTTTTATGGCAACACCAAGTCATCACCTGCATTTCATCAGTGACGACCATGATCATCAAAGCTGTATGGCCGTGGCCATGCGTAATGCCGAACAGGTCTGTCAGAACAGCGGGCAACGCTTTACCACATTGCGCAGGCGGGTTTTCGAACTGGTCTGGCAGCAGCACCGGCCGATCGGGGCCTATGAGGTTCTTGAACAACTGCAGCGGGACGGTCGCGCCGCGCCGCCAACGGTGTACCGGGCCCTCGATTTTCTGCTGGAGCTGGGCCTGGTTCATCGCATCGCGTCCCTCAATGCCTACGTCGGCTGTATCCATCCCCACCAGCCCCATGAAGGACAATTTCTGATCTGCGAGTCCTGTAAGGCATATGCTGAACTTGACGCTGCGGCGATCACCGCTGCCATCAATCAATGCGCCGCGGATTCGGGGTTTGTGGTGCGCCAGCATACCGTGGAGATCATGGGTCTGTGCCCGCGCTGTAAGGAAAGCAGGGAAAAACAATGATTGATCAGAATCAGCCATTGCTCAGTTTGGCCGCAGTCAACTATGCCAGCGGCGGGCGACTGTTGCTGGAAAATATCGATCTGCAGCTGCAGGCCGGGGAAGTTTTAACGGTGATCGGTCCCAACGGCGCCGGCAAGACCACCCTGTTGCGGGTTGCCCTGGGCTTGTTGCAGCCGCAGCAGGGAACGGTTTACCGGCGGGCGGGGGTTACCATCGGCTATATGCCGCAGCGGTTGCAGCTTGACCCGACCTTTCCATTGACCGTCAAGCGGTTCCTGGCCACCGCCTGCCATAATGACCGCAAGCGGGCTCACCGTCTGCTTTGTGAGGTCGGCGCCGAACAGGTCTATGATTCCCCTATGCAGACCCTGTCCGGCGGGGAGCTGCAGCGTGTTCTGCTCGCCCGGGCCCTGGTGCGTGAGCCCGACCTGCTGGTGCTGGATGAACCGGTACAGGGGGTCGACGTCCATGGACAGGTCGAACTCTACCAGCTGATCGCCAATATCCGCGATCAGCGTGGCTGTGCTGTGCTGATGGTGTCCCACGATCTGCACCTGGTGATGGCGGCCACGGATCGAGTGCTCTGCCTGAACCGGCATATCTGCTGCAGCGGAACCCCGGAAGCGGTCACCGGGCATCCGGCTTATGCCGAACTGTTTGGCCCGCTGGCGGTCAATCATCTGGCCGTCTATGTCCACGACCGCAATCATCAGCATGACCACTGTGCCCATTGTGACAGGAATCTGAAAATATGAGTGAAGACTTTTTTCTGCGCGCCTTGCTTGGTGGGCTCGGTGTTGCCCTGATTGCGGGGCCGTTCGGCTCTTTTGTGGTCTGGCGCAGATTGGCTTATTTCGGGGAGACCCTGGCCCATTCCGCTTTGCTCGGTGTTGCCCTGGGCTTTCTTTTCCACCTCAATCCGACGGTCGGCATTATCGTTGTCTGTCAGCTGCTGGCCGTACTGCTATTTTACAGCCGTCGGCAGCGCCATCTGGCCGGCGATACCCTGCTGGGGATTTTTGCCCACGGTGCACTCTCCCTGGGGCTGGTGGTCCTGGCTTTTATGGAGAATGTCAGAGTCGATCTGATGGCTTATCTGTTCGGCGACATCCTCGCCATCGGCCCGGCTGATCTGGCCTGGATTTTCGGTGTCGGAGGACTTGCCCTGCTCGGCCTGCTCTGGCTCTGGAAGCCGCTGCTGGCCATCACCATTCATGAAGATCTGGCCCGGGTGGAAGGGATTGCCGTGGACCGGATAAACTGGCTGTTTCTGGCTCTGATCGCCCTGACCGTGGCGGTGATGATGAAGGTCGTCGGTCTGCTGCTGGTGACTTCTCTGCTGATTATACCGGCGGCCACCGCGCGCCGCTTTTCCGCTGGGCCGGAAGCCATGGCGGTGCTG
This genomic window from Pelobacter seleniigenes DSM 18267 contains:
- a CDS encoding DMT family transporter, whose translation is MNDSEHLKGLLLTFTAVLILSPDALLVRLIQADIWTLLFWRCLLTSTMLSLFLLLRYRRRFIPTVKAIGRTGLLSSLTITIGSLLFVNALKQTTAANTLIILAATPVISSLLSGLFLKEKIPLRTKIAITICFGGILLIFSGSLHHGLLLGDLLALGATTMWGSNIVIIRSGKNVNMIPANALGNLCVVPIAWFLGAQPLAVSPADAGFLALLGCLVLPISFGLITLGPRHLQAPEVSLILLTETVVGPVWVWLALNEIPHIRTVVAGLLIVGTLLVHTLLSLRQLSARNRISRFPDPQAQP
- a CDS encoding carboxy terminal-processing peptidase, which produces MFNSMKYFRRVLIALLLVALPLNAWSKEVDPFDSNRARLLGHMLQQQLSSKHYSQKPMDDALSEAAFDLYLKQLDFQKRFLLQKDVAELTEYRDQIDDAIRRGRLELPIKGRELLNQRINQVSAMLDELLKQKIDPKVKESIESDPKKLDFAADLTELRNRWRKVLKFQILNRYISLREDDIGTDDSGALLPVDEKTDRELLEKAREKVGKTTRNLLERMLEESLQDHYDRYLNAIARAYDPHTSYMPPTSKEDFDIQMSGSLEGIGATLREEDGYIKVVRVIPGSAAAKQGQLEADDIILKVAEGAEEPVDITDTRIRDAVALIRGKKGTEVRLTVKKPDGRQLTIPIIRDVVEIEETFVKGTTISDPDGKGKVGYVKIPSFYRDYSGKTDRNVTDDLREELDKLNTEHITSLILDLRNNGGGSLSDAVSVTGLFIPTGPVVQIRDGQGDIRVMSDDDRSVAYSGPMIVLVNRFSASASEILAGALQDYDRALIVGDEHTHGKGTVQALLDLDRFVNLRGMDKYMPLGAIKVTIQKFYRISGESTQEKGVTPDVVLPSRLDGLESGEKYLDNALPWDHIAPVKYSLWVPPVDHLDLLRQQSHARIENSKDFQEIISETVSAKKRREHTRQSLLLKDLLTERRELRQEEKNGPHFGMMSEPEEDVPQEDLDKQIADDPYVKEGIHLLDDMQGFAS
- the znuC gene encoding zinc ABC transporter ATP-binding protein ZnuC, whose translation is MIDQNQPLLSLAAVNYASGGRLLLENIDLQLQAGEVLTVIGPNGAGKTTLLRVALGLLQPQQGTVYRRAGVTIGYMPQRLQLDPTFPLTVKRFLATACHNDRKRAHRLLCEVGAEQVYDSPMQTLSGGELQRVLLARALVREPDLLVLDEPVQGVDVHGQVELYQLIANIRDQRGCAVLMVSHDLHLVMAATDRVLCLNRHICCSGTPEAVTGHPAYAELFGPLAVNHLAVYVHDRNHQHDHCAHCDRNLKI
- a CDS encoding PilZ domain-containing protein, which translates into the protein MSEQRNYRRIGFRTEAHIDVGANSYPCELVDLALQGALFKSAQTIPLPVEARATLNIFLPDSAIRMTFEAELIHQRGDYYGFLFVSEDADSMAHLRRLLELNFGDAEQAEQEFSHWLKQEPKA
- a CDS encoding ABC transporter substrate-binding protein, which translates into the protein MKRISAFLFYFVVSLLASGGALAADYTVSFNQIVEHPALDALRQGVKDELATQGLSVVYNDHIAQGNIATANLIAKQILGEQPDVVVGIATPTAQACAQAIRSIPIVFAAVTDPVGAGLVKSLGKPGGNVTGTTDMSPIDRQLELIQQFLPELHSLGVIYNSGEANSLTLVRVLKEQAAKKGISVEEATVSNSAGVFQAAKSLIGRVQAVYIPTDNTVVSAFEAITQIGYQAKLPIFAADTDSVGRGAVAALAVDYYRMGRQTGEMVSRILQGARPADMPVETLREFQIYLNPGSAAKMGLKIPPTLLQKADKIIQ
- a CDS encoding zinc ABC transporter substrate-binding protein; translated protein: MKRFLFPLLLICLFGSSVSATEQPAPQVVVSIKPLYSLVAGLMEGVGQPQLLINGGGSPHGYSLRPSEAVALADAQLIVWVGPGLEGFLEKALATLSPTAVQLELSQRLQPYLLPARSGGTWEKHEHHDEGEHAEQHHDHAEADLDHFDPHIWLSPAMAEKIVALCKDALIAVDPAHQDNYRANAARVTERLRTLDRELRQQLAPVKDTPYIVFHAAYQYFEATYGLNAVGSVTISPDHKPGVKRILAIRDKIKSLHARCVFSEPQFQSNLVKTIIEGTDTRTGVLDPLGADLPANQDTYFVLLHRLADNLYQGLH
- the znuB gene encoding zinc ABC transporter permease subunit ZnuB encodes the protein MSEDFFLRALLGGLGVALIAGPFGSFVVWRRLAYFGETLAHSALLGVALGFLFHLNPTVGIIVVCQLLAVLLFYSRRQRHLAGDTLLGIFAHGALSLGLVVLAFMENVRVDLMAYLFGDILAIGPADLAWIFGVGGLALLGLLWLWKPLLAITIHEDLARVEGIAVDRINWLFLALIALTVAVMMKVVGLLLVTSLLIIPAATARRFSAGPEAMAVLASLIGCLAVGCGLYGSFQWDTPTGPSIVVAACLLFMLGLLVPRRWLPGGGG
- a CDS encoding pseudouridine synthase, producing MGKELLEILYRDEHLVAINKPTGLLVHRSSIDRRETRFAVQLLRNQLGQRVYPVHRLDKPTSGVLLFALSGEMAGRLARDFAGQLVKKRYLAVVRGWPEEQGEIDYPLVDGPEWGRQSAPETPRPAVTLYRTLARNEVPFAVGRYPQSRYALLEAFPQTGRRHQIRRHFKHIFHPLIGDTRYGEGRHNRLFRDHFAAERLLLHALELVCNHPYSGDRLTIKASLPADFQQTLVLAGLSHGLLAERATPEGAAGC
- a CDS encoding Fur family transcriptional regulator; its protein translation is MATPSHHLHFISDDHDHQSCMAVAMRNAEQVCQNSGQRFTTLRRRVFELVWQQHRPIGAYEVLEQLQRDGRAAPPTVYRALDFLLELGLVHRIASLNAYVGCIHPHQPHEGQFLICESCKAYAELDAAAITAAINQCAADSGFVVRQHTVEIMGLCPRCKESREKQ
- a CDS encoding ABC transporter permease, whose amino-acid sequence is MTYFAFMGALEQGFAYGFLVLGVYLTFRVLDFPDLTVDGSLPLGAAVSAVAISAGCNPFLSLLFALAAGFVAGMVTGVLNTKFGILHLLASILTMIALYSVNLRIMGRPNMTLLGKPTILDPLTSAGIGMFNAAPLLFGLMSGVALLVLLWLLHTAFGLAMQATGANPQMITSQGVNTDRIIILTVGLSNGLAAVSGALLCQSQGAADVNMGVGTIVAGLASVIVGETLFGRRTISRALFAALLGSLAYRLAIALALSLKLGRFSFTPSDLNLLTALLVVFALTLPGLRRKVLRR